Sequence from the Lysobacter capsici genome:
GTGATGGTCGGCGGCCTGTTCGCCGGCACCGAGGAAGCGCCGGGCGAGATCGAGCTGTTCCAGGGCCGCAGCTACAAGAGCTACCGCGGCATGGGCAGCCTGGGCGCGATGGAGCAGGGCTCCAAGGATCGCTATTTCCAGGACGCCTCCGACGCCGACAAGCTCGTGCCCGAAGGCATCGAAGGCCGCGTGCCGTACCGCGGTTCGCTCGGCGGCGTGGTCCACCAACTCGCCGGCGGCCTGCGCGCGACGATGGGCTACGTGGGCTGCGCGACCATCGAGGAAATGCGCAAGAAGCCCAGCTTCGTGCGCATCACCAACGCCGGCGCGCGCGAGAGCCATGTCCACGATGTGCAGATCACCAAGGAACCGCCGAATTATCGCGCGGGCTGATCGATGAACGCATACGACTTCACGCTGCTGGCCATGTTGTTGTTTTTGAGCCTGATCGTGTTCGTCGTCATGCCGGTCTGGGTTCTATGGAAGTTGATCGAAGTCGTACCCATGCGCAGATCGATGCGCCTGACCGTTGCGACCGCAGCGCCGACCCTAGCGGTCGGCGCGTTCGCATTCTGGCTCGTGCCGTTGCTGGCCTCGGATGCCGCGATCGCTCCCGGCCTGGCCGATAGCCTGAAATTCTCTGTTCCTTTCTCCGCCGCCACCGCCATTGCGTCGCTGGGCCTTTGCCTGGCGTTCGAGTGGTTCGACAAGAAGCCCTCATGACCGATATCCATAACGACAAGATCCTGATCCTCGACTTCGGCGCGCAATACACGCAGCTGATCGCGCGACGCATCCGCGAACTGGGCGTGTACTGCGAGATCTGGGCCTGGGACCACGATCCGGCCGAAATCGAAGCGTACGGCGCCAAGGGCATCATCCTGTCGGGCGGCCCCGAGTCGACCACCGAGCACGGGTCGCCGCGCGCGTCGCAGCAGGTGTTCGACGCCGGCCTGCCGATCCTGGGCATCTGCTACGGCATGCAGACCATGGCCAAGCAGCTCGGCGGTGAAACCGAAGCGGCCGATCAGCGCGAGTTCGGTCATGCCGAAGTGTCGCTGGTCGCGCACGATCGCCTGTTCGACGGCTTGAAGGATCATCCCGGTTCGCCGCCGCGCCTGGACGTGTGGATGAGCCACGGCGACCACGTGTCGAAGGCGCCGGACGGTTTCGTCGTCACCGCAAAGACCGACCGCATCCCGGTCGCCGCCTTCGCCGACGACGCGCGCCGCTGGTACGGCGTGCAGTTCCATCCCGAAGTCACCCACACCAAGCAGGGCCAGACCTTGCTGCGCCGCTTCGTGGTCGACATCTGCGGCTGCCAGACCCTGTGGACCGCCGCGCACATCATCGACGACCAGATCGCGCGCGTGCGCGAGCAGGTCGGCCAGGACGAGGTGATCCTCGGCCTGTCCGGCGGCGTCGATTCCTCGGTGGTGGCCGCGCTGCTGCACAAGGCGATCGGCGATCAGCTGACCTGCGTGTTCGTCGACACCGGCCTGCTGCGCTTCAACGAAGGCGACCAGGTGATGGCGATGTTCGCCGAGCACATGGGCGTCAAGGTCGTGCGGGTCAACGCCGCGGACCGTTACTTCGAAAAACTCGCCGGCGTCAGCGACCCGGAAGCCAAGCGCAAGATCATCGGCAATTTGTTCGTCGAGATCTTCGACGAAGAGTCGCAGAAACTCGCCAACGCCAAATGGCTGGCGCAGGGCACGATCTACCCGGACGTGATCGAGTCCGCCGGCAGCAAGACCGGCAAGGCCCACGTCATCAAGAGCCACCACAACGTCGGCGGCCTGCCCGAGCACATGAAGCTCGGCCTGGTCGAACCGCTGCGCGAGCTGTTCAAGGACGAAGTGCGGCGCCTGGGCGTCGAACTCGGTCTGCCGCGCGAGATGGTCTACCGCCACCCGTTCCCGGGCCCGGGTCTGGGCGTGCGCATCCTCGGCGAAGTGAAGCGCGAATACGCCGACCTGCTCGCGCAAGCCGATCACATCTACATCGACGAACTGCGCAAGGCCGGCCTGTACGACAAGACCAGCCAGGCCTTCGCGGTGTTCCTGCCGGTGAAATCGGTCGGCGTGGTCGGCGACGCGCGCGCCTACGAATGGGTGATCGCGCTGCGCGCGGTCGAGACCATCGACTTCATGACCGCGCACTGGGCGCATTTGCCGTACGACTTCCTCGGCACGGTGTCGAACCGCATCATCAACGAACTGCGCGGCGTGTCGCGGGTGGTTTACGACATCAGCGGCAAGCCGCCGGCGACGATCGAGTGGGAGTGAGTTCGCTCCTGTGAGAGGTTCGGCGTATGTCCGGGTCAGGCAAGCGCGAGAGGACGGCGATCGAACAGGTCGCCAGATACGTCGGTGCGACCCGTGAGCAGGGCGGCGCGACGTCGCCCTATGCCTGTCTGACGCTTGACGCAAAACGCATCGCCGTCGAGGTGGCGGTGATGGAGCCCGCGGCCGCGGGACATGGCGACGATGCCGTGCCCCGTCTGCGCCTGGACAAGGTCGCGTTGCGTTTGATTTCGCGTTTGCAGGCCGCGCTTTCGCCACAGGTCGCCGATGGGCAGGTGGTGATGTTCAGCGTCACCGCGCCGATCCGCTTGCCGTCGAAGACCGCGGCCGAACTGGAAGCCGATATCAGCCAATGCCTCCGACGCGGCGCCACGACGGTCGAGATCAGCGACACGATCTGCGGCAATCAGGTCCGGGTCCGGTTCGCGAAAGGCGGCGCGAGGCCGGCATCGAAAGTGGTGGGTTTTGTGCACAATCCCGGCACTGATCCGCAGGTGTTTTTTGACCTGACCGCGGGCTTGCTCAGGCACATCGGCGCGGCGGTCGATAAGCGCCCGCCCGAATCCTTCGACGGTGATCGCTGGCTGGTGATCGCCGATGAACAAGGTGGCGAGCGGATCGGGACGTATCGGCAGGTTTATTCGCAGCTCGGCGTTTCCACGGACTTCAACAAGATGCTCGTCGTGTTTGCCGACGGACAGGTCGAAACGCTGACCGCTTGAAGGCGAGGCGTTTGCGCCGACACCGCGACATATGCGTCGGGCTGTGACAACTGACGCGGTTCGCGCGCGCCGACCCGGCTAGGGTTCGACTCAGTCGTCGCGCCCGCATCGGGCGCCGTCGTCAAGGACGCAGGCATGTCCGCCACGGAATGGATCGGTAGGTTGTCCGGCTGCGATTCGCGTTCGCGCGATGCGGTTGTCGATGGCTGGCGTGACCGTGGCGCGATCGGCGATTGCCCGGACCATCTTGCCTCGGCGCGCCCGGCGCCCGCGGCGTTTTCCATTGCATTCGATCGCGCTCGCGCGCGAACACCTGCGCGCGCGCCGCAGGCGAGGCCGTTCGTATGAGTCCTCGCATTCGACGCTGGTCTGGCGAACCTGCATTGGCCGCGGAAGGAGCCGCGGCAACCCACGCGCGATGGCATTCGCCGTCGGCGTCCCGGGCGACGGGAGCAAGGACTGCCTCGGCCGCCTCGCCACGTTGGAGAGAACGATGATCAGGAAGTCTCGTGCCAAGTTGATGCTTGCGTGCTTCGCGTTCGGGCTGGGTCTGAGCTTCAGCCTCAGCGCGGTCGCGATTCCGTGCTGCAGCAGCTGCAATCCGGACGATCCGGATTCGCGCTGCTGGGCGATCTGTTCGGACAGTTGCTGATTCCGGCCGAGCGGGAGGGGCGGGCGACCGCCTCTTTCCGCGCTCGTGCCGGCCGATTGTCCGGCCGGTGTCGATCACGCTTGTCCGTATGAGCCCGCGTCTTCGACG
This genomic interval carries:
- the guaA gene encoding glutamine-hydrolyzing GMP synthase, encoding MTDIHNDKILILDFGAQYTQLIARRIRELGVYCEIWAWDHDPAEIEAYGAKGIILSGGPESTTEHGSPRASQQVFDAGLPILGICYGMQTMAKQLGGETEAADQREFGHAEVSLVAHDRLFDGLKDHPGSPPRLDVWMSHGDHVSKAPDGFVVTAKTDRIPVAAFADDARRWYGVQFHPEVTHTKQGQTLLRRFVVDICGCQTLWTAAHIIDDQIARVREQVGQDEVILGLSGGVDSSVVAALLHKAIGDQLTCVFVDTGLLRFNEGDQVMAMFAEHMGVKVVRVNAADRYFEKLAGVSDPEAKRKIIGNLFVEIFDEESQKLANAKWLAQGTIYPDVIESAGSKTGKAHVIKSHHNVGGLPEHMKLGLVEPLRELFKDEVRRLGVELGLPREMVYRHPFPGPGLGVRILGEVKREYADLLAQADHIYIDELRKAGLYDKTSQAFAVFLPVKSVGVVGDARAYEWVIALRAVETIDFMTAHWAHLPYDFLGTVSNRIINELRGVSRVVYDISGKPPATIEWE